The following proteins come from a genomic window of Enterococcus gilvus ATCC BAA-350:
- the grdH gene encoding betaine reductase selenoprotein B → MKAILYINQFFGQIGGEEFAGHEPEIREGIVGPGMAYAKALKDEVEITHTIICGDNFMGSETDEAIKRILEFLDDKEFDIFFAGPAFRAGRYGAACGHICSAVQKKFGVPAITSMNEENPGVEMYRKEMYIFQGGASAAAMRKDVAKISAFALRLLYGETLHSAEEEGYFGRGVRDQIWLDPPVPATDRVMDMLLKKVNGEAYHSELVIPKSERAPIAPAISAEELTKLKVALVTSGGIVPVGNPDRIQSASATKWGKYNVESMDSLRKGEFMTIHAGFDPAAANDDPNVVLPLDVLKEYAEEGKIGGVYPYFYATVGTGTTQAEASRMGQEIAEELIEDGVKAVILTSTUGTCTRCGATMTREIEKAGITIVQMANLIPVARTVGVNRIVPTISIPYPLGDPATPKEVQHRLRYHRVGVALDALSTEIEEPRLFEVKV, encoded by the coding sequence ATGAAAGCGATTTTATATATCAATCAATTTTTCGGACAAATCGGCGGGGAAGAATTTGCTGGTCATGAGCCGGAAATAAGAGAGGGAATCGTCGGTCCGGGTATGGCTTACGCTAAGGCGTTGAAGGACGAAGTAGAGATCACCCACACGATTATTTGCGGGGATAACTTTATGGGTTCGGAAACCGATGAAGCAATCAAACGAATATTGGAATTTCTAGATGATAAAGAATTTGATATTTTCTTTGCGGGACCAGCGTTTCGAGCGGGACGTTACGGGGCTGCCTGCGGGCATATTTGTTCTGCTGTTCAAAAGAAATTCGGTGTACCCGCAATCACGTCAATGAATGAGGAGAATCCGGGCGTAGAAATGTACCGTAAAGAAATGTACATCTTTCAAGGCGGTGCCAGTGCTGCGGCGATGCGTAAAGATGTAGCGAAGATAAGCGCGTTTGCTTTGCGTTTATTATATGGAGAGACACTTCATTCGGCAGAAGAAGAAGGGTATTTTGGGCGCGGTGTTCGCGACCAAATTTGGTTGGACCCGCCAGTTCCTGCGACGGATCGTGTCATGGATATGTTGCTGAAGAAGGTGAATGGGGAAGCGTATCACTCTGAATTGGTTATTCCAAAATCTGAGAGAGCTCCTATCGCTCCAGCTATTTCTGCCGAAGAATTGACAAAACTGAAAGTTGCTCTCGTTACGTCAGGCGGGATCGTTCCCGTTGGCAATCCGGATCGTATCCAATCGGCATCGGCAACAAAATGGGGGAAGTACAATGTGGAATCGATGGATAGCCTGAGAAAAGGTGAATTTATGACGATCCATGCGGGATTCGATCCAGCCGCAGCCAATGATGACCCAAATGTTGTCCTGCCATTAGATGTATTGAAAGAGTACGCAGAAGAAGGCAAAATTGGCGGCGTATATCCTTATTTTTATGCGACTGTCGGCACAGGGACGACTCAAGCCGAAGCAAGTCGGATGGGACAAGAGATTGCAGAGGAACTGATCGAAGATGGCGTTAAAGCTGTTATTTTAACCTCCACCTGAGGCACCTGTACTCGTTGCGGTGCAACGATGACCAGAGAAATTGAAAAAGCAGGAATCACGATCGTTCAAATGGCGAACTTGATCCCAGTTGCTCGAACCGTGGGCGTCAATCGAATCGTGCCAACGATCTCAATCCCGTACCCATTGGGAGACCCTGCGACACCAAAAGAAGTTCAACATCGCCTGCGTTACCATCGAGTAGGGGTCGCATTGGACGCTCTATCGACGGAGATCGAAGAACCTCGACTTTTTGAAGTGAAAGTTTAA
- a CDS encoding BCCT family transporter: MKKNIVFYVSLLITGLIVLIGLIAPDPFAQAMNSTKAFLVDTFGWFYLIAMFVFVIFSLLIAFSRFGKIKLGPDDSVPEYSNRSWFAMLFGAGMGIGLVFWGVAEPLNHFTTFGGTEKAADMAMQKSFLHWGFHPWAAYSIIGMALAYFQFRKNTSGLISSIFLPILGEKGVRGPIGKLIDICAVFATVAGIATSLGQGTLQINSGLNYLFDIPTTRLVQIVIIVALTIVYTWTAVSGIDKGIKLLSDINLFLAIAILLGAFLVGPKIMALNIFTNSFGGYINTIVSESFSINPFGDNAWLGSWTIFYWSWWIAWGPFVGTFIARISKGRTIKEFVLGVIIAPSMVSFIWFSIFGSLGLHLDIEIINKAKEVTETALFVVFAEYPLGMLFSIIAICLLCTFFITSANSGIFVLSMFSSEGDLNPGNDKKILWGVIQAMLALVLLMTGGLDALQTCSIVAALPLTVIMLLCAVCLFKALLLEKPESIE, translated from the coding sequence ATGAAAAAAAATATCGTTTTTTATGTTTCGCTTTTGATTACAGGATTAATCGTACTGATCGGCTTGATTGCTCCAGACCCATTTGCGCAAGCGATGAATAGCACAAAAGCTTTTTTGGTGGATACATTTGGCTGGTTTTATTTGATCGCGATGTTTGTTTTTGTCATCTTCTCGTTACTTATTGCTTTTAGTCGTTTTGGGAAAATAAAGCTTGGACCAGATGATTCGGTTCCAGAATATAGCAACCGTTCGTGGTTTGCGATGTTATTTGGTGCAGGAATGGGGATCGGATTGGTTTTCTGGGGTGTTGCGGAACCGCTGAATCATTTTACGACTTTTGGCGGTACGGAAAAAGCAGCAGATATGGCGATGCAAAAATCCTTTTTACACTGGGGATTTCATCCGTGGGCAGCCTATTCGATCATTGGAATGGCACTGGCCTATTTTCAATTTAGAAAAAATACGTCTGGACTGATCAGCAGTATTTTTTTACCGATTTTAGGAGAAAAAGGCGTGAGAGGGCCTATTGGTAAACTCATTGATATTTGTGCAGTTTTTGCGACCGTAGCAGGAATCGCTACATCGTTGGGACAAGGAACCTTGCAGATAAATTCAGGGCTGAACTACCTATTTGATATTCCAACGACGAGGTTGGTTCAGATAGTGATCATCGTCGCACTGACCATTGTCTATACGTGGACCGCAGTCAGCGGGATCGATAAAGGAATCAAGCTGTTATCAGATATTAATTTGTTTTTAGCGATTGCGATTTTGCTCGGTGCATTTTTGGTAGGGCCTAAAATCATGGCTTTGAATATTTTTACGAACTCATTTGGCGGCTATATCAATACGATCGTGTCAGAAAGCTTTTCAATCAATCCTTTCGGGGACAATGCGTGGCTCGGATCGTGGACGATTTTTTATTGGTCGTGGTGGATCGCCTGGGGGCCGTTTGTTGGAACGTTCATCGCTAGAATCTCAAAAGGAAGAACCATCAAAGAGTTTGTTTTGGGCGTCATCATCGCTCCTTCAATGGTGTCGTTTATTTGGTTCTCGATTTTTGGCAGTCTTGGTCTTCATTTAGACATTGAGATCATTAACAAGGCAAAAGAGGTCACAGAAACGGCTCTTTTTGTTGTTTTTGCTGAATACCCATTAGGCATGCTCTTTTCTATTATCGCGATTTGCCTATTGTGTACCTTCTTCATTACATCGGCCAATTCGGGTATTTTTGTTCTATCAATGTTCTCATCGGAGGGCGACTTGAACCCCGGAAACGATAAAAAGATTTTGTGGGGTGTCATTCAGGCGATGTTGGCCTTGGTTCTATTGATGACAGGCGGGCTGGATGCGCTACAAACGTGTTCAATCGTAGCAGCGCTTCCCTTGACGGTGATCATGCTGTTATGTGCGGTTTGTTTATTTAAAGCCTTGCTGCTAGAAAAGCCTGAATCAATAGAATGA